One window of the Archangium primigenium genome contains the following:
- a CDS encoding PHP-associated domain-containing protein, with amino-acid sequence MLIDLHAHSYLSKDCDLDPRAVLDRAAMFGLDGVAFTETNTQDGCDELFEIGAKAKVKVFVGLELVTDRGQYLCFFPNPERAPEPVQLWGSNREKPWSAAECLPKVRSLGAAIVAARPYDRDSHHPAMDYVRTLGGLVCAVEGYNARVKQTANDLAVEAAETLKVPCTGGSDARATVDEVGYGATFFKKPVKTQEELVAALLAGDFHAVMAGELPRLTRPGEAQAARAAASKRRGGGGGGGRRRR; translated from the coding sequence ATGCTCATCGATCTGCACGCGCACTCGTATCTGTCCAAGGACTGCGATCTGGACCCTCGCGCGGTCCTGGATCGCGCCGCCATGTTCGGCCTGGACGGAGTCGCCTTCACGGAGACCAACACCCAGGACGGCTGCGACGAGCTGTTCGAGATTGGCGCCAAGGCCAAGGTGAAGGTCTTCGTCGGGCTGGAGCTCGTCACCGACCGGGGCCAGTACCTGTGCTTCTTCCCGAATCCGGAACGCGCGCCCGAGCCGGTGCAGCTCTGGGGCAGCAACCGGGAGAAGCCCTGGAGCGCCGCCGAGTGTCTGCCCAAGGTGCGCTCGCTGGGCGCGGCCATCGTCGCCGCCCGGCCGTACGACCGCGACTCCCACCACCCGGCCATGGACTACGTGCGCACGCTCGGCGGTCTGGTGTGCGCGGTGGAGGGCTACAACGCCCGGGTGAAGCAGACGGCGAACGACCTGGCCGTGGAGGCCGCCGAGACGCTCAAGGTCCCCTGCACGGGCGGCAGTGACGCGCGCGCCACCGTGGACGAGGTGGGCTATGGCGCCACCTTCTTCAAGAAGCCGGTCAAGACGCAGGAGGAGCTCGTGGCGGCGCTGCTCGCCGGGGACTTCCATGCCGTCATGGCGGGCGAGCTGCCCCGGCTCACCCGTCCGGGCGAGGCGCAGGCGGCGCGGGCCGCGGCCTCCAAGCGGCGGGGCGGCGGGGGTGGTGGAGGTCGGCGGCGCCGGTAG
- a CDS encoding acyltransferase domain-containing protein has protein sequence MWRTSGKSPRVGERASAFRRLRPVFVFSGQGSQWAGMGRALLERSTVFEMVLRACDVQVRRRLGWSLLDVVTAREAPLGDIEVSCPAIVSMEIALAALWRSWGVEPAAVVGHSIGEVAAAHVAGVLSLEDALHVICEQGRAMGRLRGRGAMAVVSQPWERMGEVTALSEGKLWPVIHASPEWTVLAGEPAALDGALEVLRERGVVARRVDSEVAAHCPQVNPLREDLRARLAGVRPRPERVPLVSTVTGRDLAGPRLDADYWVRNLSEPVLLREGLDTLITEGHDTFLEISPHPLVKHWVESCLDAAERPGRVLVSMRRGREPGQELLETLRLLSRPSLDAVPALRP, from the coding sequence ATGTGGAGAACGTCCGGGAAGTCGCCGAGGGTGGGGGAGCGGGCGAGCGCGTTCCGCCGACTCCGGCCGGTGTTCGTGTTCTCCGGCCAGGGCTCGCAGTGGGCGGGCATGGGCCGGGCCCTCCTGGAGCGCTCGACGGTGTTCGAGATGGTGCTCCGGGCGTGTGACGTCCAGGTGCGGCGGCGGCTGGGCTGGTCCCTGCTGGACGTGGTGACGGCGCGCGAGGCGCCGCTCGGGGACATCGAGGTGAGCTGCCCGGCGATCGTGTCCATGGAGATCGCCCTGGCGGCGCTGTGGCGCTCGTGGGGCGTGGAGCCGGCGGCGGTGGTGGGGCACAGCATCGGCGAGGTGGCGGCGGCGCACGTGGCGGGGGTGCTGTCGCTGGAGGACGCGCTGCACGTCATCTGCGAGCAGGGCCGGGCCATGGGGCGGCTGCGGGGACGGGGCGCCATGGCGGTGGTGAGCCAGCCCTGGGAGCGCATGGGCGAGGTGACGGCCCTGAGCGAGGGCAAGCTGTGGCCCGTCATCCACGCGAGCCCCGAGTGGACGGTGCTCGCCGGGGAGCCGGCGGCCCTGGACGGCGCGCTGGAGGTGCTGCGCGAGCGCGGGGTGGTGGCGCGCCGGGTGGACTCCGAGGTGGCGGCGCACTGCCCCCAGGTCAACCCCCTGCGCGAGGACTTGCGCGCGCGGCTCGCCGGGGTGCGCCCGCGGCCGGAGCGGGTGCCGCTGGTGTCCACGGTGACGGGGCGGGACCTGGCCGGCCCGCGCCTGGACGCGGACTACTGGGTGCGCAACCTCTCCGAGCCGGTGCTCCTGCGCGAGGGCCTGGACACGCTCATCACCGAGGGCCACGACACCTTCCTGGAGATCAGCCCCCACCCGCTGGTCAAGCACTGGGTGGAGTCGTGCCTGGACGCGGCGGAGCGCCCGGGCCGGGTGCTGGTGTCGATGCGGCGGGGCCGGGAGCCCGGCCAGGAGCTGCTCGAGACGCTGCGGCTCTTGTCGCGCCCGAGCCTGGACGCCGTGCCCGCGCTCAGGCCGTGA
- a CDS encoding phosphotransferase, whose product MTAPIDLTKLPDFLRSQRWFAGKAWPIKSVSTLDNATVELPGGRTFTLAVLEVIYELGSPERYLLPVLPSDDGVKDAFEDPEVLRALFQLIREKREVPSASGKLVGEWLDTAEGLVALPSPVPVRRLQVEQSNTSIVVAEKLILKVIRKLEPGINPEYEVGRFLATRTSFRATPTLLGALQSEGPAGATLAVVNRFIPDVVDGWRYTLESFRRGPALDAAFVGDVRRLGQRLGELHHALASSTDDPAFTPEPLLAEDLQRWSASIMGEMGVTLSQAARHTPALEDRREDLLGHVRQLAHVPPSGQKIRIHGDLHLGQVLRSEGDWLIFDFEGEPGRTFAQRREKYSALRDVAGMLRSFDYAEATVRLEGQAEGERLQPARQAFLEGYRAATQGAPFLPQDEATFSAMLGAFELEKMLYEVRYELQNRPDWVRIPVQALMRMEVRK is encoded by the coding sequence ATGACGGCACCGATCGATCTGACGAAGCTCCCGGACTTCCTGCGCAGCCAGCGGTGGTTCGCGGGCAAGGCCTGGCCCATCAAGTCCGTGTCCACCCTGGACAACGCCACCGTGGAGCTGCCCGGCGGACGCACCTTCACCCTGGCCGTGCTGGAGGTCATCTACGAGCTGGGCTCGCCCGAGCGCTACCTCCTGCCCGTGCTGCCCTCGGACGACGGCGTCAAGGACGCCTTCGAGGACCCCGAGGTCCTGCGCGCCCTGTTCCAGCTCATCCGCGAGAAGCGCGAGGTGCCGAGCGCCTCGGGCAAGCTCGTGGGCGAGTGGCTCGACACGGCCGAGGGGCTGGTCGCCCTGCCCTCGCCGGTGCCGGTGCGCCGGCTCCAGGTGGAGCAGAGCAACACGTCCATCGTGGTGGCCGAGAAGCTCATCCTCAAGGTCATCCGCAAGCTGGAGCCCGGCATCAACCCCGAGTACGAGGTGGGCCGTTTCCTGGCGACCCGGACGTCCTTTCGCGCCACCCCCACCCTGCTCGGCGCGCTCCAGTCCGAGGGGCCCGCGGGCGCCACGCTCGCCGTGGTGAATCGCTTCATTCCGGACGTGGTGGACGGCTGGCGCTACACGCTGGAGTCCTTCCGCCGGGGCCCGGCGCTCGACGCGGCCTTCGTCGGGGACGTGCGCCGGCTGGGCCAGCGGCTGGGGGAGCTGCACCACGCGCTCGCCTCCAGCACGGATGATCCGGCGTTCACCCCCGAGCCCCTGCTCGCCGAGGATCTGCAGCGCTGGAGCGCCTCCATCATGGGGGAGATGGGTGTGACGCTCAGCCAGGCGGCGCGCCACACGCCCGCGCTGGAGGACCGGCGCGAGGATCTGCTCGGCCACGTGCGGCAGCTCGCGCACGTGCCGCCCTCGGGCCAGAAGATCCGCATCCACGGCGACCTGCACCTGGGCCAGGTGCTGCGCTCGGAGGGGGACTGGCTCATCTTCGACTTCGAGGGCGAGCCGGGCCGCACCTTCGCCCAGCGTCGGGAGAAGTACTCGGCGCTCCGGGACGTGGCGGGCATGCTGCGCTCCTTCGACTACGCGGAGGCCACGGTGCGGCTGGAGGGGCAGGCCGAGGGCGAGCGGCTGCAGCCCGCGCGTCAGGCGTTCCTCGAGGGCTACCGCGCCGCCACCCAGGGCGCGCCCTTCCTGCCCCAGGACGAGGCGACCTTCAGCGCGATGCTGGGCGCCTTCGAGCTGGAGAAGATGCTCTACGAAGTGCGCTACGAGCTACAGAACCGGCCGGACTGGGTGCGTATCCCCGTCCAGGCCCTCATGAGAATGGAGGTCCGCAAGTGA
- a CDS encoding DoxX family protein, translating to MATAATLTAMQGQLAHHSALPLRATLSSVMLYHGIGKLRPKGLEETTHVFDKLGITPARPWALATGWTEVGVGVLSLLGIGTRVAALAVLVTQAVAIAKVHGPNGFDSRQGGYEYNLALIATALGLLLGGPGGLSVQQAVVPSRARWTPPWRRATSRRRALLSLLTA from the coding sequence ATGGCGACGGCGGCGACCCTGACGGCGATGCAAGGGCAGTTGGCCCACCACTCGGCCCTGCCCCTCCGGGCCACCTTGAGCTCGGTGATGCTCTACCACGGCATCGGGAAGCTGCGGCCCAAGGGCCTGGAGGAGACCACCCACGTCTTCGACAAGCTGGGCATCACCCCGGCCCGTCCCTGGGCACTCGCCACCGGCTGGACCGAGGTGGGCGTGGGCGTGCTGTCCTTGCTGGGCATCGGCACCCGGGTGGCCGCGCTCGCGGTGCTGGTGACGCAGGCGGTGGCGATCGCCAAGGTGCATGGCCCCAACGGCTTCGACAGCCGTCAGGGCGGCTACGAGTACAACCTGGCGCTCATCGCCACGGCGCTGGGCCTGCTGCTCGGTGGCCCCGGGGGCCTGTCCGTGCAACAGGCCGTCGTGCCCTCGCGCGCGCGCTGGACGCCGCCCTGGCGCCGCGCCACGAGCCGCCGCCGCGCCCTCTTGTCCCTGCTCACGGCCTGA
- the glgB gene encoding 1,4-alpha-glucan branching protein GlgB, producing the protein MKKPTDRQQIDAELQQIVELRHGEPHRVLGIHPDGDGVVVRTYRPDAVSIHVLPEFGGRIPMTQRQNGVFEARINGRQDTFNYQVEVEYPGKKTFTLRDPYSFLPTLGDMDLYYAGEGRHEALWKRMGARPVHHNGISGVAFSVWAPTAQSVSVVGDFNSWDGRLHTMRRMGASGIWELFIPEVGEGTRYKFEIRAGQGGQRLLKSDPFAFRTEVPPATASVVHDLNHFQWSDEGWMRERSTQDVHRKPWSVYEVHLASWRRVVEDGDRSLTYREMAHALADYVKQTGFTHVELMPVSEHPFGGSWGYQVGNYYAPTARFGHPDDFRYLVNHLHAQGIGIILDWVPGHFPRDAHALGQFDGTALYEHADPRQGSQPDWGTYVFNFGRNEVRNFLIANALFWFEEYHLDGLRVDAVASMLYLDYSRKHGEWVPNRWGGRENEEAIAFMRELNDKVRAKYPGAVMIAEESTAWPKVSQPTQEGGLGFHFKWNMGWMHDTLKYFSKDPIYRQHHHSQLTFGLLYAFSEHFMLPLSHDEVVHGKGSLINKMPGDAWQKRANLRALLAWMWAHPGKKLLFMGGEFGQPAEWNNDKSLDWHLLQDKGHAGIQALVGDLNRLYRAHPALYDADHEPMGFQWLQPDAADNNVLAFVRRSHQPGGHVVCVANLSPVAREGYRVGFPRHGGYVELLNTDAEGYAGSGLGNHGYVQTEPQGWDGQDASALLTLPPLSVLWFTPG; encoded by the coding sequence GTGAAGAAGCCGACGGATCGTCAGCAGATCGACGCCGAGCTGCAGCAGATCGTGGAGCTGCGGCACGGCGAGCCCCACCGCGTGCTGGGCATCCACCCGGACGGGGACGGCGTGGTGGTGCGCACCTACCGCCCCGACGCGGTCTCCATCCACGTGCTGCCCGAGTTCGGCGGCCGCATCCCCATGACGCAGCGCCAGAACGGCGTCTTCGAGGCGCGCATCAACGGCCGCCAGGACACCTTCAACTACCAGGTGGAGGTGGAGTACCCCGGCAAGAAGACGTTCACCCTGCGCGACCCCTACAGCTTCCTGCCCACGCTGGGCGACATGGACCTGTACTACGCGGGCGAGGGCCGCCACGAGGCGCTGTGGAAGCGCATGGGCGCGCGGCCCGTGCACCACAACGGCATCAGCGGCGTGGCCTTCTCCGTGTGGGCCCCCACCGCCCAGAGCGTGAGCGTGGTGGGTGACTTCAACAGCTGGGACGGGCGGCTGCACACCATGCGGCGCATGGGCGCCTCGGGCATCTGGGAGCTGTTCATCCCCGAGGTGGGCGAGGGCACGCGCTACAAGTTCGAGATCCGCGCGGGCCAGGGCGGCCAGCGGCTGCTCAAGTCCGACCCCTTCGCCTTCCGCACGGAGGTGCCCCCCGCCACGGCCTCCGTGGTGCACGACCTCAACCACTTCCAGTGGTCGGACGAGGGCTGGATGCGCGAGCGCTCCACCCAGGACGTGCACCGCAAGCCGTGGAGCGTCTACGAGGTGCACCTGGCCTCGTGGCGGCGCGTGGTGGAGGACGGGGACCGCTCGCTCACCTACCGCGAGATGGCGCACGCGCTCGCCGACTACGTGAAGCAGACGGGCTTCACCCACGTGGAGCTGATGCCCGTGTCCGAGCACCCCTTCGGCGGCTCCTGGGGCTACCAGGTGGGCAACTACTACGCGCCCACCGCGCGCTTCGGCCACCCGGACGACTTCCGCTACCTCGTCAACCACCTGCACGCGCAGGGCATCGGCATCATCCTCGACTGGGTGCCCGGCCACTTCCCGCGCGACGCGCACGCCCTGGGCCAGTTCGACGGCACGGCGCTCTACGAGCACGCGGATCCGCGCCAGGGCTCGCAGCCGGACTGGGGCACCTACGTCTTCAACTTCGGCCGCAACGAGGTGCGCAACTTCCTCATCGCCAACGCCCTCTTCTGGTTCGAGGAGTACCACCTGGACGGCCTGCGCGTGGACGCGGTGGCCTCCATGCTCTACCTCGACTACAGCCGCAAGCACGGCGAGTGGGTGCCCAACCGCTGGGGTGGCCGCGAGAACGAGGAAGCCATCGCGTTCATGCGCGAGCTCAACGACAAGGTGCGCGCCAAGTACCCCGGCGCGGTGATGATCGCCGAGGAGTCCACCGCGTGGCCCAAGGTGAGCCAGCCCACCCAGGAGGGCGGCCTCGGCTTCCACTTCAAGTGGAACATGGGCTGGATGCACGACACGCTGAAGTACTTCAGCAAGGATCCCATCTACCGCCAGCACCACCACAGCCAGCTCACGTTCGGCCTGCTCTACGCCTTCAGCGAGCACTTCATGCTGCCGCTGAGCCACGACGAGGTGGTGCACGGCAAGGGCTCGCTCATCAACAAGATGCCGGGGGATGCGTGGCAGAAGCGCGCCAATCTCCGCGCGCTGCTCGCGTGGATGTGGGCCCACCCGGGCAAGAAGCTGCTCTTCATGGGCGGGGAGTTCGGCCAGCCGGCCGAGTGGAACAACGACAAGAGCCTCGACTGGCACCTGCTCCAGGACAAGGGACACGCCGGCATCCAGGCGCTGGTGGGGGACCTCAACCGGCTCTACCGCGCCCACCCCGCCCTGTACGACGCGGACCACGAGCCCATGGGCTTCCAGTGGCTGCAGCCGGACGCGGCGGACAACAACGTGCTGGCCTTCGTGCGCCGCTCGCACCAGCCGGGCGGCCACGTGGTGTGCGTGGCCAACCTGTCGCCCGTGGCCCGCGAGGGCTACCGCGTGGGCTTCCCCCGGCACGGCGGCTACGTGGAGCTGCTCAACACGGACGCGGAGGGCTACGCCGGCTCGGGCCTGGGCAATCACGGCTACGTCCAGACCGAGCCCCAGGGGTGGGACGGCCAGGACGCCTCGGCGCTGCTGACCCTGCCGCCCCTGTCCGTGCTCTGGTTCACGCCGGGGTAG
- the treS gene encoding maltose alpha-D-glucosyltransferase, which yields MTTQTDPLWYKKAVIYELHIRAFHDSNGDGHGDIPGLIEKLPYLQDLGVTCLWILPHYPSPLRDDGYDIADFYAVHPDYGTLADFQRLVDEAHKRDIRILSELVVNHTSDQHAWFQEARRDPKSPKRDYYVWSDTDDKYKEARIIFTDTERSNWTWDPVAKQYFWHRFFSHQPDLNYDNPEVQEAMLDVMRFWLNMGVDGFRCDAVPYLFEREGTNCENLAETHVFLKKLRKTIDAEYPDKMLLAEANQWPADVRVYFGDGDEFNMGFHFPVMPRLFMAVRREDRTPIVEILQQTPDIPESCQWAIFLRNHDELTLEMVTDEDRDYMYREYATDPRMRINLGIRRRLAPLMDNGRRRIELMHSLLFTLPGTPVMYYGDEIGMGDNIYLGDRNGVRTPMQWTSDRNAGFSRADNARLYAPVIGDPVYGYQSINVEAQERTRSSLLSWVKRLIRVRQRYPAFAMGKLRWLNPDNRKVLAFMREHEGQSILIVCNLSRFAQPAVLDMRDWEGQVPIELMGETPFPMISHLPYQLTLGPYMFLWFRLEKLAPGRGMP from the coding sequence ATGACCACCCAGACGGATCCGCTCTGGTACAAGAAGGCAGTCATCTACGAACTCCACATCCGCGCGTTCCACGACTCCAACGGGGACGGGCACGGAGACATCCCAGGTCTCATCGAGAAGCTGCCCTACCTGCAGGACCTGGGTGTCACCTGTTTGTGGATCCTGCCGCACTACCCCTCGCCCTTGAGGGATGACGGCTACGACATCGCGGACTTCTACGCGGTGCACCCGGACTACGGCACGCTCGCGGACTTCCAGCGCCTGGTGGACGAGGCCCACAAGCGCGACATCCGCATCCTGAGCGAGCTCGTCGTCAACCACACGAGTGACCAGCACGCCTGGTTCCAGGAAGCGCGGCGGGATCCCAAGAGCCCCAAGCGCGACTACTACGTCTGGAGCGACACGGACGACAAGTACAAGGAAGCGCGCATCATCTTCACGGACACCGAGCGCTCCAACTGGACGTGGGATCCGGTGGCCAAGCAGTACTTCTGGCACCGCTTCTTCAGCCACCAGCCGGACCTCAACTACGACAACCCCGAGGTCCAGGAGGCCATGCTGGACGTCATGCGCTTCTGGCTGAACATGGGCGTGGACGGCTTTCGCTGCGACGCCGTGCCCTACCTGTTCGAGCGCGAGGGGACCAACTGCGAGAACCTCGCGGAGACGCACGTCTTCCTCAAGAAGCTGCGCAAGACGATCGACGCCGAGTACCCGGACAAGATGCTGCTCGCCGAGGCCAACCAGTGGCCCGCGGACGTGCGCGTCTATTTCGGTGACGGCGACGAGTTCAACATGGGCTTCCACTTCCCCGTGATGCCCCGCCTGTTCATGGCGGTGCGCCGCGAGGATAGGACGCCCATCGTGGAGATCCTCCAGCAGACGCCGGACATCCCGGAGAGCTGCCAGTGGGCCATCTTCCTGCGCAACCACGACGAGCTCACGCTCGAGATGGTGACGGACGAGGACCGGGACTACATGTACCGGGAGTACGCCACGGATCCGCGCATGCGCATCAACCTGGGCATCCGGCGGCGGCTCGCGCCGCTCATGGACAACGGGCGGCGGCGCATCGAGCTGATGCACAGCCTCCTGTTCACCCTGCCCGGCACCCCCGTCATGTACTACGGGGACGAGATCGGCATGGGGGACAACATCTACCTGGGCGATCGCAACGGCGTGCGCACGCCCATGCAGTGGACGAGCGATCGCAACGCGGGCTTCTCGCGCGCGGACAACGCGCGGCTGTACGCGCCCGTCATCGGCGACCCCGTCTACGGCTACCAGAGCATCAACGTGGAGGCCCAGGAGCGCACGCGCTCGTCGCTGCTCAGCTGGGTCAAGCGCCTCATCCGCGTGCGCCAGCGCTACCCCGCCTTCGCCATGGGCAAGCTGCGCTGGCTCAACCCGGACAACCGCAAGGTGCTCGCCTTCATGCGCGAGCACGAGGGCCAGTCCATCCTCATCGTCTGCAACCTGTCGCGCTTCGCCCAGCCCGCGGTGCTGGACATGCGGGATTGGGAGGGCCAGGTGCCCATCGAGCTGATGGGCGAGACGCCCTTCCCGATGATCTCCCACCTGCCCTACCAGCTCACGCTGGGGCCCTACATGTTCCTGTGGTTCCGCCTCGAGAAACTCGCTCCCGGGAGGGGAATGCCATGA
- a CDS encoding alpha-1,4-glucan--maltose-1-phosphate maltosyltransferase has translation MSERIERIGSTVIENVRPQLDAGRWPVKRVEGETFTVQADIFKEGHDVLVAVVRWRQSAPRGLATEWAEVPMSSPRGNDLWEGSFPLTSNGRYEYTVEAWPDFFATWVTEIKRKVDVGRDVRSELLEGAAMLRAHAERARQDGHPEDAERMLKAATLFDQGMSPNAIAAAMEPELKRVASRYADRSVAARYERVLEVFVDREKARFGSWYEFFPRSALRDGRTHATLKDAEKWLPYVQSMGFDVIYLPPVHPIGIKARKGKNNSLTPGPDDVGSPWAIGGPEGGHKAIHPQLGTLEDFARFVKEANAQGIEIAMDLAYQCSPDHPYVKEHPEWFLHRPDGTIKTAENPPKRYEDIVNFDWLGPGRDTLWPELKSVVMHWVELGVRIFRVDNPHTKPMQFWAWMIREVQTERPDVVFLSEAFTRPKVMKALAKLGFSQSYSYFTWRNFKGEMQEYLEEVTQPPVSDFMRVNLWPNTPDILPEFLQRSGPPGFKLRAAMAATLSSVWGMYCGYEFCDGTPLAPGKEEYRDSEKYELKAWNPDQPGHIRDYIATLNGIRQRHRAFQLYDNLRFHPSENEQVMFYSKRTPDGLSQVLVAVSFDPYNAQDSVLYVPLEELGIQPDETYQVHELISDTRGLWQGPTAQVRLTPDQPAAIWAIYRFRRSEQAFDYYE, from the coding sequence ATGAGCGAGCGAATCGAGCGAATCGGAAGCACGGTCATCGAGAATGTCCGGCCGCAGTTGGATGCGGGCCGCTGGCCCGTGAAGCGGGTGGAGGGAGAGACCTTCACCGTCCAGGCGGACATCTTCAAGGAAGGTCACGATGTCCTGGTGGCCGTGGTGCGCTGGCGGCAGTCCGCGCCGCGCGGCCTGGCGACGGAGTGGGCCGAGGTGCCCATGTCCTCGCCCCGGGGCAACGACCTGTGGGAAGGCAGCTTCCCCCTGACGAGCAATGGCCGTTACGAATACACGGTGGAAGCCTGGCCGGACTTCTTCGCCACCTGGGTGACGGAGATCAAGCGCAAGGTGGACGTGGGGCGCGACGTGCGCAGCGAGCTCTTGGAAGGCGCCGCCATGCTCCGGGCCCACGCGGAGCGCGCGCGCCAGGACGGCCACCCGGAGGACGCCGAGCGCATGCTCAAGGCGGCCACCCTCTTCGACCAGGGCATGAGCCCCAACGCCATCGCCGCGGCGATGGAGCCGGAGCTCAAGCGCGTGGCGTCGCGGTACGCGGACCGCTCGGTGGCCGCGCGCTATGAGCGCGTGCTCGAGGTCTTCGTGGACCGCGAGAAGGCGCGCTTTGGCTCGTGGTACGAGTTCTTCCCGCGCTCGGCGCTGCGCGACGGCCGCACGCACGCGACGCTCAAGGACGCGGAGAAGTGGCTGCCCTACGTGCAGTCCATGGGCTTCGACGTCATCTACCTGCCGCCCGTGCACCCCATTGGCATCAAGGCGCGCAAGGGCAAGAACAACAGCCTCACCCCGGGTCCGGACGACGTGGGCAGCCCCTGGGCCATCGGCGGCCCCGAGGGCGGCCACAAGGCCATCCACCCCCAGCTCGGCACGCTGGAGGACTTCGCGCGCTTCGTGAAGGAGGCCAACGCCCAGGGCATCGAGATCGCCATGGACCTGGCGTACCAGTGCTCGCCGGACCACCCCTACGTGAAGGAACACCCCGAGTGGTTCCTCCACCGCCCCGACGGCACCATCAAGACGGCGGAGAACCCGCCCAAGCGCTACGAGGACATCGTCAACTTCGACTGGCTGGGCCCGGGCCGCGACACGCTCTGGCCGGAGCTCAAGTCGGTGGTGATGCACTGGGTGGAGCTGGGCGTGCGCATCTTCCGCGTGGACAACCCGCATACCAAGCCCATGCAGTTCTGGGCGTGGATGATCCGCGAGGTGCAGACCGAGCGGCCCGACGTCGTCTTCCTGTCCGAGGCCTTCACCCGGCCCAAGGTGATGAAGGCGCTGGCGAAGCTCGGCTTCTCCCAGTCCTACAGCTACTTCACCTGGCGCAACTTCAAGGGCGAGATGCAGGAGTACCTGGAGGAGGTCACCCAGCCGCCGGTGTCCGACTTCATGCGCGTCAACCTCTGGCCCAACACGCCGGACATCCTCCCGGAGTTCCTCCAGAGGAGCGGCCCGCCGGGCTTCAAGCTGCGCGCCGCCATGGCCGCCACGCTCTCCAGCGTGTGGGGCATGTACTGCGGCTACGAGTTCTGCGACGGCACGCCCCTGGCGCCCGGCAAGGAGGAGTACCGCGACTCGGAGAAGTACGAGCTCAAGGCGTGGAACCCGGACCAGCCGGGCCACATCCGCGACTACATCGCGACGCTCAATGGCATCCGCCAGCGCCACCGCGCCTTCCAGCTCTACGACAACCTGCGCTTCCACCCCTCGGAGAACGAGCAGGTGATGTTCTACTCCAAGCGCACGCCGGACGGCCTGAGCCAGGTGCTCGTGGCGGTGAGCTTCGACCCGTACAACGCGCAGGACTCGGTGCTGTACGTGCCCCTGGAGGAGCTGGGCATCCAGCCGGATGAGACGTACCAGGTGCACGAGCTCATCTCCGACACGCGCGGCCTCTGGCAGGGTCCCACCGCGCAGGTGCGGCTCACGCCGGATCAGCCCGCGGCCATCTGGGCCATCTACCGTTTCCGTCGCTCCGAGCAAGCATTCGACTACTACGAATAG